TGCACACCCTGACCGAGCGGGAGGTCGAGGTGCTGAAGCTCGTGGCGCGCGGCCTGTCGAACGCGGAGATCGCCGCCGACCTGTTCGTCAGCGAGACCACCGTCAAGACGCATGTGGGCCACGTGCTCACGAAGTTGGGGCTGCGCGACCGGGTGCAGGCCGCGGTGTACGCGTACGAGAGCGGGTTGGTGCGCCCCGGCGCACAGCAGTAACCCCCGGACGCCGTCCACTCCCCCAGGAGTTCGGCCGAGGGTCCCAGGAGATCGACCGAGAGTCCCAGGAGCACGACCGAGGGCGCCCCCTTCCGCGAAGAGGGCGCCCTCGGCGTCGGTACCGGCGTGGAGTCAGTCCTTGCTGATCTCCCAGAAGCGGAACACCGTCGAGGCGTCGAGGCAGTTCTCGAGGCCGTAGACGTTGTCCCGCACGATCGCGTACTGCTTGGCCTGCCAGATCGGAAGGACCGGGAGGTCCTCGGCCACGATGTTCTGGATCTTGCCGTACTCGGTTTCGGTCGAGGAGCGGTTGCTCTGGGCGGCCGTCTTCGGGATGAGCCGCCCGGTGATCGTGCTGTTCGTGTAGTGGTTGCTCAGCACGTTGCCCTTGCCGAAGAAGGGGGCCGTGAAGTTGTCGGGGTCCGGGTAGTCGGGCACCCAGCCCTTCACGTACACGCCGTACTTGCCCTTGGCGATGTCCTTCTCGTACTGGCCGTACGCGACGGACTTCACGGTCGCGTCGAACAGCCCGCTGGCGTTGAGCTGCTGGGCGATCGCCCTGAACTCCTGGTCGGTGGCGGGGCCGTAGCGCGAGGGGGTCGACCAGAGCGTGAGCCTGACCTTGCCGGTGATGCCCTCGGCCCGGAGCGCGGCGGCTGCCTTCGTCCTCGAGGGGCGGGCTCCGTAGCGGTCGAAGAAGGCCGTGTTGTGGCCGGTGACACCGGCCGGGACGATCGAGTACAGCGGCGTCGCGGTGTCCTCGTAGACCTTGTTGACCAGGGCCTCGCGGTCGAGCAGGTAGGCGATGGCCTTGCGCACGCCGAGCTTGCCGGCGACCGGGTCGTCCATGTTGAAGACCATGTGCTGGACCTCGGCGCTGGTGCCCTCGACGACGTTGAGGCCCCTGCCGGTGGAGGTGTCGTTGCTGATGTCCGCGATGTCGTCGGCGGCGAGACCTCGGTAGGCGATGTCGACCTGGTGGTTCAGCAGCGCCTTCTTCAGGGCGCTCTGGTCGCCGTGGAAGAACTTCAGCGTGATGCCGGAGTTCTTCACCTTGGCGGTGCCCTTGTAGCTGTCGTTGACCGCGAAGACGGCCTGGTCCTTGCCGAAGGAGTCCAGCTTGTACGGGCCCGAGCCGACCGCCTGGTCGTCCTTGCGCA
This portion of the Streptomyces mirabilis genome encodes:
- a CDS encoding ABC transporter substrate-binding protein — its product is MNMRNQWPVLSVATGLAVGLLAGCGSQTGDTGSTGSSLVMGMSDDVLATDPASGYDPGSWLLFNNVFQSLLSFPNGGTEPVPEAAKECAFADATTKVYKCTLQDGLKFSNGDALTSEDVKFSFDRILKIDDASGPAVMFPMLDTVRTPDAKTVVFRLKYADATFPSKIASGAGSIVDHRQYADNGLRKDDQAVGSGPYKLDSFGKDQAVFAVNDSYKGTAKVKNSGITLKFFHGDQSALKKALLNHQVDIAYRGLAADDIADISNDTSTGRGLNVVEGTSAEVQHMVFNMDDPVAGKLGVRKAIAYLLDREALVNKVYEDTATPLYSIVPAGVTGHNTAFFDRYGARPSRTKAAAALRAEGITGKVRLTLWSTPSRYGPATDQEFRAIAQQLNASGLFDATVKSVAYGQYEKDIAKGKYGVYVKGWVPDYPDPDNFTAPFFGKGNVLSNHYTNSTITGRLIPKTAAQSNRSSTETEYGKIQNIVAEDLPVLPIWQAKQYAIVRDNVYGLENCLDASTVFRFWEISKD